From a region of the Alnus glutinosa chromosome 1, dhAlnGlut1.1, whole genome shotgun sequence genome:
- the LOC133858267 gene encoding protein SGT1 homolog isoform X1: MASSDLETKAKEAFIDDHFELAVDLYTQAIALNPNHAELYADRAQANLKLENFTEAVADATRAIELGPSAKAYLRKGTACFKLEEYQTAKAALEAGASLAPGDSRFTNLIKECDQHIAEEASDIPIHSLEKTTPTNVVPMEVVQPVDDLSEQVIVSAKPKYRHEFYQKPEEVVVTIFAKGIPAENVSVEFGEQILSVSISVPGEDAYHYQPRLFGKIITSKCRYDVLSTKVEIRLAKAESVHWTSLEFSKESRVPQRVNALVTGSQRPTYPSSKPNRVDWDKLEAEVKKEEKDEKLDGDAALNKFFQNIYSDADEDTRRAMKKSFVESNGTVLSTNWKEVGTKKVEGSPPDGMEMKKWEI; this comes from the exons ATGGCGTCTTCGGATCTCGAAACCAAGGCGAAGGAGGCCTTCATCGACGACCACTTCGAGCTGGCCGTGGATCTCTACACGCAGGCCATCGCTCTCAACCCTAATCACGCCGAGCTCTACGCCGACCGTGCCCAGGCCAACCTCAAACTCGAGAATTTCACTG AGGCTGTTGCTGATGCAACCAGAGCAATTGAGTTGGGCCCTTCGGCAAAAGCATACTTGCGAAAAGG CACTGCATGCTTCAAGCTTGAGGAATATCAGACTGCAAAGGCAGCATTGGAAGCAGGTGCATCTTTGGCCCCAGGAGATTCAAGATTCACTAATTTGATCAAAGAATGTGATCAGCACATTGCAG AGGAAGCTAGTGATATACCAATCCACTCATTGGAGAAAACAACCCCAACAAATGTTGTACCTATGGAAGTTGTTCAACCTGTGGATGACCTTTCTGAACAGGTGATCGTATCAGCCAAACCAAAATACAG GCATGAATTCTACCAGAAGCCAGAGGAAGTGGTTGTGACTATATTTGCAAAGGGCATACCAGCTGAAAATGTTTCTGTTGAGTTTGGTGAACAAATA CTGAGTGTTAGTATTAGTGTTCCTGGTGAGGATGCATATCATTATCAACCTCGCTTATTTGGAAAG ATAATAACTTCCAAGTGCAGATATGATGTTTTATCTACCAAAGTTGAAATCCGTCTTGCAAAAGCTGAATCAGTACACTGGACGTCTCTTGAATTCAGCAAAGAAAGTAGAGTTCCTCAAAGGGTTAATGCCTTAG TTACTGGATCTCAAAGACCTACTTACCCATCCTCAAAACCAAACAGAGTAGATTGGGACAAGCTCGAAGCTGAAGTGAAGAAGGAG gAGAAAGATGAAAAGCTTGATGGTGATGCAGCTTTAAACAAATTTTTCCAAAACATATACTCAGATGCGGATGAGGACACCAGAAGGGCAATGAAAAAATCATTT
- the LOC133858267 gene encoding protein SGT1 homolog isoform X2 — MASSDLETKAKEAFIDDHFELAVDLYTQAIALNPNHAELYADRAQANLKLENFTEAVADATRAIELGPSAKAYLRKGTACFKLEEYQTAKAALEAGASLAPGDSRFTNLIKECDQHIAEEASDIPIHSLEKTTPTNVVPMEVVQPVDDLSEQVIVSAKPKYRHEFYQKPEEVVVTIFAKGIPAENVSVEFGEQILSVSISVPGEDAYHYQPRLFGKIITSKCRYDVLSTKVEIRLAKAESVHWTSLEFSKESRVPQRVNALVTGSQRPTYPSSKPNRVDWDKLEAEVKKEFMVDGQHCALLSAKKRFKDEIETY; from the exons ATGGCGTCTTCGGATCTCGAAACCAAGGCGAAGGAGGCCTTCATCGACGACCACTTCGAGCTGGCCGTGGATCTCTACACGCAGGCCATCGCTCTCAACCCTAATCACGCCGAGCTCTACGCCGACCGTGCCCAGGCCAACCTCAAACTCGAGAATTTCACTG AGGCTGTTGCTGATGCAACCAGAGCAATTGAGTTGGGCCCTTCGGCAAAAGCATACTTGCGAAAAGG CACTGCATGCTTCAAGCTTGAGGAATATCAGACTGCAAAGGCAGCATTGGAAGCAGGTGCATCTTTGGCCCCAGGAGATTCAAGATTCACTAATTTGATCAAAGAATGTGATCAGCACATTGCAG AGGAAGCTAGTGATATACCAATCCACTCATTGGAGAAAACAACCCCAACAAATGTTGTACCTATGGAAGTTGTTCAACCTGTGGATGACCTTTCTGAACAGGTGATCGTATCAGCCAAACCAAAATACAG GCATGAATTCTACCAGAAGCCAGAGGAAGTGGTTGTGACTATATTTGCAAAGGGCATACCAGCTGAAAATGTTTCTGTTGAGTTTGGTGAACAAATA CTGAGTGTTAGTATTAGTGTTCCTGGTGAGGATGCATATCATTATCAACCTCGCTTATTTGGAAAG ATAATAACTTCCAAGTGCAGATATGATGTTTTATCTACCAAAGTTGAAATCCGTCTTGCAAAAGCTGAATCAGTACACTGGACGTCTCTTGAATTCAGCAAAGAAAGTAGAGTTCCTCAAAGGGTTAATGCCTTAG TTACTGGATCTCAAAGACCTACTTACCCATCCTCAAAACCAAACAGAGTAGATTGGGACAAGCTCGAAGCTGAAGTGAAGAAGGAG TTCATGGTTGATGGACAACATTGCGCTCTTTTAAGTgcaaaaaaaaggttcaaagaCGAAATTGAAACTTACTAA
- the LOC133862673 gene encoding pentatricopeptide repeat-containing protein At5g52850, chloroplastic, whose amino-acid sequence MLCKPVTKTFNGNYSYRFQEICIGVVSLCNSKSLKEGVCVHSPIIKLGLQDNFYLNNNLLSLYAKCFGVDHARHFFDEMPYKDVVSWTGILSAYVRNENHEQALGLFGSMISFGQYPNEFTLSSVLRSCTAIGEFECGSRIQAYMIKNGFDSNLVLASALIGLYSKCGFIEEAYAEFAYMGGGDTVSWTTMISSLVQAQKWSQALQLYINMVKAGVLPNEFTFVKLLSASSALGLSCGKLVHAHMILLGIELNVILKTALVDMYSKCQRMEDAVKALNQTPERDVFLWTAIISGFIRNMKVRKAIAALQEMEMSGSVPNNFTYSTILNACSSILSLELGKQVHSRVIMAGLKDDIYVGNALVDMYMKCSNLIDDALRVFRVMTSQNVITWTSLIAGFAEHGFAQDSFQSFEEMKAVGLKPNSFTLSSMLATCSTIKSHCQTTKLHGYIIKTKADRDSAVGNALVDAYAGLGMVDEAWCVIRNLSHRDAITYTSLASRINQMGHHDRALNIIRHMNNDDVKMDGFSLACFLSASAGLGSMGAGKQLHCFSVKSGLGSLLSVSNSLVDLYGKCGCIHDAHRAFREINVPDVASWNGLISGLASNGYISSALSAFEDMRLAGVKPDSVTFLLVLFACSHGGLVGLGLEHFHSMGDTHDIAPQLDHYVCLIDLLGRAGRLEEATGVMKTMPFRPDALIYKTLLSASKLHGNVPLGEDMARQGLNLDPSDPAFYMLLANLYDRSGRSDLGEKTRRLMSERGLTKSPCQSWMEIRNQVHLFTAGDSSHPQINEINEEIGSLITDFKRRGYIYRDNGDTAYHSEKLAVAFALLSTPSKTPILIVKKLRICMDCHNFVMLVTQVVDREIIVREGNRVHSFRKGDCSCRGNS is encoded by the coding sequence ATGCTGTGTAAACCGGTCACCAAGACCTTTAACGGAAATTACTCATACCGTTTCCAAGAAATTTGTATTGGGGTTGTTTCATTATGCAACTCGAAGTCTTTGAAAGAGGGTGTGTGTGTTCATAGCCCAATAATCAAACTGGGTCTTCAAGATAACTTCTATTTGAACAACAACTTGTTATCTCTCTATGCCAAATGCTTTGGAGTGGACCATGCACGCCACTTCTTCGACGAAATGCCTTACAAGGATGTTGTATCCTGGACTGGGATACTCTCTGCTTATGTCAGAAATGAAAACCACGAGCAAGCACTTGGGTTGTTCGGTTCAATGATTAGTTTTGGTCAGTACCCGAATGAGTTCACGCTGTCAAGTGTCTTAAGGTCATGTACTGCTATAGGGGAGTTTGAATGTGGAAGTCGTATTCAGGCCTATATGATAAAGAATGGGTTTGATTCGAATCTGGTTTTGGCAAGTGCTTTGATTGGCTTGTACTCCAAATGCGGTTTTATTGAAGAAGCATATGCAGAGTTTGCATATATGGGTGGCGGTGATACTGTTTCTTGGACAACGATGATATCTTCGTTGGTCCAAGCTCAGAAATGGAGTCAGGCCTTACAACTTTATATCAATATGGTTAAGGCAGGTGTACTTCCGAATGAGTTCACTTTCGTGAAGCTTCTTTCTGCATCCAGTGCTCTTGGTTTGAGTTGTGGCAAGTTAGTTCATGCCCACATGATATTGCTAGGAATTGAGCTAAATGTGATTTTGAAGACAGCTCTTGTTGATATGTACTCAAAGTGCCAGAGAATGGAAGATGCTGTCAAGGCCTTAAATCAGACACCTGAACGTGATGTGTTCCTATGGACTGCTATTATATCTGGTTTCATTCGAAATATGAAGGTCAGGAAGGCCATTGCTGCATTACAGGAGATGGAGATGTCTGGATCTGTACCTAATAATTTTACTTATTCAACCATACTAAACGCTTGCTCGTCAATTTTATCACTGGAATTGGGGAAACAGGTCCACTCACGGGTGATTATGGCCGGCTTGAAGGATGATATTTATGTTGGAAATGCATTAGTTGATATGTATATGAAATGTTCCAACCTCATAGATGATGCTTTGAGAGTGTTTAGAGTGATGACCTCACAAAATGTCATCACTTGGACTTCTCTGATTGCTGGTTTTGCTGAACATGGTTTTGCACAAGATTCTTTCCAGTCTTTTGAGGAGATGAAAGCAGTGGGGTTGAAACCAAATTCATTTACTCTCTCTAGCATGCTTGCTACTTGCAGTACAATAAAATCTCATTGTCAAACAACAAAGCTCCATGgatacataattaaaactaaagCAGACCGTGATTCAGCTGTGGGGAATGCTCTTGTAGATGCTTATGCTGGATTGGGGATGGTGGATGAAGCGTGGTGTGTGATTAGAAACTTGAGTCACAGAGATGCCATCACATACACGAGTTTAGCCTCAAGAATAAATCAGATGGGCCATCATGACAGGGCATTAAACATCATCAGGCACATGAACAATGATGATGTTAAGATGGATGGATTTAGCCTGGCCTGCTTCTTATCTGCATCGGCAGGTTTGGGATCAATGGGAGCCGGGAAGCAACTACACTGTTTTTCCGTGAAATCTGGCTTAGGCTCCTTGCTTTCAGTCTCAAATAGCCTAGTTGACTTGTATGGAAAATGCGGCTGCATACATGATGCACATAGAGCTTTTAGGGAAATAAATGTGCCAGATGTTGCGTCATGGAATGGGTTGATATCTGGATTGGCATCAAATGGTTATATCTCCTCCGCTCTCTCTGCCTTCGAAGATATGCGTTTAGCCGGAGTCAAACCCGATTCAGTTACATTCTTGTTAGTGCTTTTTGCTTGCAGTCATGGTGGTTTAGTGGGCTTGGGTCTTGAGCATTTTCATTCTATGGGAGATACACATGATATAGCACCACAATTGGACCACTATGTTTGCTTAATTGATCTTCTTGGCCGAGCTGGCCGGCTAGAGGAGGCGACAGGAGTGATGAAGACCATGCCTTTCAGGCCAGATGCTTTGATATACAAAACATTATTGAGTGCCTCCAAATTACATGGGAATGTACCTCTTGGGGAAGATATGGCAAGGCAAGGTCTCAATCTTGACCCATCTGACCCAGCTTTCTATATGCTGCTTGCAAACTTGTATGATAGATCAGGCCGGTCTGACTTAGGTGAGAAAACTCGCAGGCTGATGAGTGAGAGAGGTTTGACGAAGAGTCCTTGCCAAAGCTGGATGGAGATAAGAAACCAGGTTCATCTCTTCACTGCAGGGGACAGTTCGCATCCACAGATAAACGAAATTAATGAGGAAATAGGATCACTTATAACTGACTTTAAGCGTAGGGGATATATATATCGAGACAATGGAGATACAGCTTATCACAGTGAGAAGCTAGCTGTTGCGTTCGCTCTTCTTAGTACACCATCTAAGACTCCAATACTTATAGTCAAGAAATTACGTATTTGTATGGATTGCCATAACTTTGTAATGCTTGTAACACAAGTGGTTGATAGGGAAATTATTGTAAGGGAAGGGAACCGAGTCCATTCCTTCAGGAAGGGTGACTGCTCATGCAGAGGCAACTCGTAG